In Tenacibaculum sp. MAR_2010_89, the sequence ATTCATCATTAACAATAAAATAAAAGCAATTTTTGTAGAAAGCTCTGTTCCTAAAAGAACTATTGAAGCCCTACAAGAAGCAGTAAATGCACAAGGTCATCAAGTTTTAATTGGTGGAACCCTATATTCTGATGCATTGGGTAACAAAGGAACTATTGAAGGAACTTATACAGGTATGTACAACCATAATGTTAACATCATTGTTGACGCACTAAAATAAAATGAAAACAAAATACGCAGTAACTATAGATGATTTAACTGTAGCCTACAACTACAAACCTGTTTTATGGGATATTGATTTAGCTATTCCAGAAGGAGTTTTAATGGCTATTGTAGGTCCCAACGGAGCTGGTAAATCAACATTAATAAAATCAATTTTAGGAATTATAAATCCTATTGCTGGTAGCGTTACAATTTATGGAAAACCTTATAATAAACAACGAAAACTAGTTGCCTACGTTCCTCAAAAAGGAAGTGTTGACTGGGATTTTCCTACAACTGCTCTAGATGTAGTTATGATGGGCACATATGGCACTCTAGGATGGATAAAACGCCCTGGTAAAAAACAAAAAAAAACAGCCCTAGAAGCTCTAGAAAAAGTAGGGATGTTAGCTTTTAAAAACAGACAGATTTCTCAACTTTCAGGAGGGCAACAACAACGTGTATTTTTGGCTCGTGCTTTAGCTCAAAATGCATCAATATATTTTATGGATGAGCCTTTTCAAGGTGTAGACGCTACCACTGAAATAGCTATAATTAACATTTTAAAAGAATTAAGAAAAGCTGGTAAAACTGTAATTGTAGTTCATCATGACCTTCAAACAGTTCCTGAATATTTTGACTGGGTTACTTTTTTAAATGTAAAAAAAATAGCAACTGGGCCAGTTAAAGAAATTTTTAACGATAATAACCTAACCAAAACATACGGCATAAACTACAAAGTAAGTGTACAACAATAATGGATTTACAAGAATATTTTAAACTTATCTTTTCAGACTACACGCTCCGTACTATTACAATTGGAACTGCAATTCTTGGTGCAATATGTGGGATGTTAGGAAGTTTTGCTGTATTAAGAAAACAAAGTTTATTAGGTGATGCCATATCTCATGCCTCTCTACCTGGTATCGCTATTGCTTTTTTAATTACTGGCACTAAAGATACTTACATATTATTATTAGGAGCATTAATTAGTGGACTTATTGGTGCTTTCTGGATTCGAGGCATAGTTAAAAACACTCACTTAAAAACCGATACTGCGTTGGGCTTAATACTCTCCGTTTTTTTCGGTTTCGGTATGTTACTTTTAACATTTATCCAAAAACAACCAAATGCAAACCAATCAGGTTTAGATAAATTTCTAT encodes:
- a CDS encoding metal ABC transporter ATP-binding protein, encoding MKTKYAVTIDDLTVAYNYKPVLWDIDLAIPEGVLMAIVGPNGAGKSTLIKSILGIINPIAGSVTIYGKPYNKQRKLVAYVPQKGSVDWDFPTTALDVVMMGTYGTLGWIKRPGKKQKKTALEALEKVGMLAFKNRQISQLSGGQQQRVFLARALAQNASIYFMDEPFQGVDATTEIAIINILKELRKAGKTVIVVHHDLQTVPEYFDWVTFLNVKKIATGPVKEIFNDNNLTKTYGINYKVSVQQ